A genomic window from Harpia harpyja isolate bHarHar1 unplaced genomic scaffold, bHarHar1 primary haplotype scaffold_39, whole genome shotgun sequence includes:
- the LOC128138336 gene encoding olfactory receptor 14C36-like, translating into MPNSSSMTVFLLLEFADTRDLQLLHFWLFLGIYLAALLGNGLIITAVACDQRLHTPMYFFLLNLALLDLGTISTTVPKSMANSLWDTRAISHPGCAVQVFLFNFLMSAELYLLTIMAYDRYVAICKPLHYGTLLGSRACVHMAAAAWGSGFLNAVLHTANTFALPFCQGYALDQFFCEIPQILKLSCSDAYLREVGVLVVSVCLVFGCFVFIVLSYGQIFRAVLRIPSEQGQHKAFSTCLPHLAMVSLFISTAIFAYLKPPSISSPYLDLMLAVLYSVVPPAVNPLIYSMRNQDLRDGIRKLITWTSI; encoded by the coding sequence ATGCCCAACAGCAGTTCCATGACTGTGTTCCTCCTCCTGGaatttgcagacacgcgggacctgcagctcttacacttctggctcttcctgggcatctacctggctgccctcctgggaaacggcctcatcatcaccgcgGTAGCCTGTGACCaacgcctccacacccccatgtacttcttcctcctcaaccttgccctcctcgacctgggcaccatctccaccactgtccccaaatccatggccaattccctctgggacaccagggccatctcccaCCCAGGATGTGCTGTTCAGGTGTTTCTGTTTAACTTTCTGATGTCAGCAGAACTGTATCTACTTACcatcatggcctatgaccgctatgttgccatctgcaaacccctgcactacgggaccctcctgggcagcagagcttgtgtccacatggcagcagctgcctggggcagtgggtttctcaatgctgtgctgcacactgccaatacatttgcACTACCATTCTGCCAAGGCTATGCactggaccagttcttctgtgaaatcccccagatcctcaagctctcctgctcagatgcctacctcagggaagttggggtacttgtgGTTAGTGTCTGTTTAgtctttggttgttttgttttcattgtgctgtcctatgggcagatcttcagagCTGTACTGAGGAttccctctgagcagggacagcacaaagccttttccacctgcctccctcactTGGCCATGGTCTCCCtgtttatcagcactgccatatttgcctacctgaagcccccctccatctcctccccatacCTGGACCTCatgctggcagttctgtactcagtggtgcctccagctgtgaaccccctcatctacagcatgaggaatcAGGACCTCAGGGATGGCATTAGGAAACTGATTACATGGACTTCTATTTAG